One genomic segment of Paenibacillus durus includes these proteins:
- a CDS encoding RluA family pseudouridine synthase, producing MTTYYPPIAYTVPAEEEGMLLKTILQKRMDVSRKLLSRLKLTERGITLNGERVYISVHVQAGDLVEIRMETETSEDILPQPIPFDILYEDEHLLVVNKPAGMIVHPTHGHYTGTLANGVVHYWAHKKERYRFRPVHRLDQETSGVLAIAKNPYSHQHISEQMLNGAVDKRYIALVHGVPAPERGDIDGPIDRDPLEPHRRIVTPEGYPSLTRYEVKERYPSASKVELKLLTGRTHQIRVHMTFIGSPLIGDRMYRHPLYDAAGQAAAAEFASVSALDAAIGRQALHAARLTFAHPILRREMTFEAPLPPDMEELEAQLRKPQETKYIPNNQT from the coding sequence ATGACAACGTACTATCCGCCCATCGCCTACACTGTTCCTGCTGAAGAAGAGGGCATGCTGCTCAAAACCATTCTGCAAAAGCGGATGGACGTGTCGCGCAAGCTGCTGTCCCGCCTAAAACTGACCGAACGCGGAATTACCCTGAACGGGGAACGAGTCTATATTAGTGTGCATGTCCAGGCCGGCGATCTCGTAGAGATTCGGATGGAGACGGAGACTTCGGAGGATATTTTGCCGCAGCCGATTCCGTTCGATATCCTTTATGAAGACGAGCATCTGCTCGTAGTCAATAAGCCGGCAGGGATGATCGTTCATCCCACCCATGGCCATTATACCGGTACGCTGGCTAACGGAGTCGTGCATTATTGGGCGCACAAAAAAGAGCGCTACCGCTTCCGGCCCGTCCACCGGCTGGATCAGGAAACGTCCGGCGTGCTCGCTATCGCGAAAAATCCGTACAGCCATCAGCATATTTCAGAGCAGATGCTAAACGGTGCTGTGGACAAGCGTTATATCGCGCTCGTTCACGGCGTGCCCGCGCCGGAGCGCGGTGACATCGACGGTCCGATCGACCGTGATCCGCTTGAGCCGCATCGTCGGATCGTAACGCCGGAAGGTTATCCGTCGCTGACCCGGTACGAGGTGAAGGAACGGTATCCTTCCGCCTCAAAGGTCGAGCTGAAGCTGCTTACCGGCCGCACGCATCAGATCCGCGTGCATATGACCTTCATCGGCTCGCCGCTGATTGGAGACCGGATGTACCGGCATCCATTATACGATGCGGCAGGGCAGGCCGCTGCTGCAGAGTTTGCGAGTGTATCGGCGCTGGATGCCGCGATCGGCCGCCAAGCGCTGCACGCGGCGCGGCTGACCTTCGCCCATCCGATCCTCCGCCGCGAGATGACGTTTGAAGCGCCGCTTCCTCCGGATATGGAAGAACTGGAAGCGCAGCTCAGGAAGCCGCAAGAGACGAAGTATATCCCAAATAATCAGACTTGA
- a CDS encoding cob(I)yrinic acid a,c-diamide adenosyltransferase: MAIYTRTGDRGETSVIGGRVFKDDLRIEAYGTIDELNGFVGQARSMMDGEQFADVREQLLEIQHELFDCGSDLAYVKQDEGKYKVTGEMAERLERWIDSLQAENPPIERFILPGGSGLASVLHVCRTVCRRAERRTVTLGRSTDINGETVAYLNRLSDYFFALARTVNTRLGVADVEYIRGAKVFRDLR; this comes from the coding sequence GGGTCTTCAAGGATGATCTCCGGATCGAAGCCTACGGTACGATTGATGAGCTGAACGGCTTTGTCGGGCAGGCGCGCAGTATGATGGATGGCGAACAATTTGCCGATGTGCGGGAGCAACTGCTGGAGATTCAGCATGAGCTGTTCGATTGCGGCTCCGATCTGGCTTATGTAAAGCAGGACGAAGGAAAATACAAGGTAACAGGCGAGATGGCGGAACGGCTGGAGCGGTGGATCGATTCTTTACAGGCGGAGAATCCGCCGATTGAGCGGTTTATTTTGCCGGGAGGCAGCGGTCTTGCCTCTGTATTGCATGTCTGCCGGACCGTGTGCCGCCGCGCTGAACGCCGGACCGTCACGCTTGGACGCAGCACGGATATCAACGGGGAGACGGTGGCTTACTTGAACAGGCTTTCGGATTATTTCTTCGCACTCGCGCGCACGGTCAATACGCGGCTGGGGGTGGCCGATGTGGAATATATCCGCGGCGCCAAGGTGTTCCGGGACTTAAGATGA
- a CDS encoding arsenate reductase family protein, whose translation MSQLIVYHYPKCGTCRNALKWLKEQGHDLELRNIVEQTPGVDELSELVAASGLPLKKFFNTSGEVYKRENLKEKLPNLSEREQLELLAGNGMLIKRPIVVLGNKVTVGFKEEDFRPIWGTE comes from the coding sequence ATGAGTCAATTGATCGTATATCACTATCCGAAGTGCGGAACCTGCCGGAATGCGTTGAAATGGCTGAAAGAGCAGGGACATGACCTGGAGCTTCGCAATATCGTAGAACAGACTCCGGGGGTTGATGAATTAAGTGAACTGGTCGCTGCAAGCGGACTTCCGCTTAAGAAGTTCTTCAATACGAGCGGTGAAGTCTACAAGCGGGAAAATCTGAAGGAGAAGCTGCCGAACCTCAGCGAGCGCGAGCAGCTGGAGCTGCTGGCCGGGAACGGGATGCTGATCAAGCGCCCCATTGTAGTATTGGGAAACAAGGTTACTGTAGGATTCAAGGAAGAGGATTTCCGCCCGATCTGGGGAACCGAGTAA
- a CDS encoding 5'-3' exonuclease, whose translation MNTEARGRVMIVDGMALLFRAYYATAYGGYIRKTSTGLPTNAVYGFLQYFFDAVATFEPSHVVCCWDMGKSTFRTEKFDSYKSNRAEPPLDLIPQFDLVKEVVAELGVPNVGIPGYEADDCIGTLASCFSEESEVRILTGDHDMLQLVNDQVSVIIMKKGRSNYKVYDPATLLEEKGLTPSQVIDLKGFMGDTSDNYPGVRGIGEKTALKLLAEYRTVEGVIENLHLLPKGVRAKIEADLDMLHLSRELAEIRCDVPLACTLAECLWEVRRESASRKFKELEFGSLMYLISAAKEEEREDGIVEIELPDWQDRRSGASSIKADPFA comes from the coding sequence ATGAATACAGAAGCCAGAGGCCGCGTGATGATTGTGGATGGCATGGCGCTGCTGTTCCGGGCCTACTACGCCACCGCCTACGGAGGCTATATTCGTAAGACGAGCACCGGTTTGCCGACCAATGCGGTCTACGGCTTTTTGCAGTATTTCTTCGACGCCGTCGCTACCTTTGAGCCTTCCCATGTCGTATGCTGCTGGGATATGGGCAAGAGCACGTTCCGTACCGAAAAATTCGACAGCTACAAATCAAACCGCGCGGAGCCTCCGCTGGATCTGATTCCGCAGTTCGATCTGGTTAAAGAGGTAGTCGCGGAACTCGGCGTACCGAACGTGGGCATTCCGGGCTACGAGGCGGACGACTGCATCGGCACACTTGCTTCCTGCTTCAGCGAGGAGTCAGAGGTACGCATTTTGACCGGAGATCACGATATGCTTCAATTGGTTAACGACCAGGTCAGTGTCATTATCATGAAAAAAGGCCGGTCGAACTATAAAGTGTACGATCCGGCAACTCTGCTGGAGGAGAAAGGGCTAACCCCTTCCCAGGTCATTGACCTGAAAGGATTTATGGGTGATACGAGCGACAATTATCCCGGCGTCCGGGGAATCGGCGAGAAGACGGCGCTTAAGCTGCTGGCCGAATACCGGACGGTGGAGGGCGTAATAGAGAATCTGCACCTGCTTCCCAAGGGAGTGCGGGCCAAGATTGAAGCCGATCTTGATATGCTTCACTTGTCCCGGGAGCTGGCGGAGATCCGCTGCGATGTCCCGCTGGCCTGTACCCTGGCCGAGTGTCTATGGGAAGTTCGGCGGGAATCGGCATCCCGTAAGTTCAAGGAGCTGGAATTCGGAAGCCTGATGTACTTGATATCAGCGGCGAAGGAAGAAGAGCGGGAAGACGGAATTGTGGAGATTGAGCTTCCGGACTGGCAGGACCGCCGATCCGGAGCGAGCTCTATTAAGGCCGATCCGTTTGCATAA